One genomic window of Mycteria americana isolate JAX WOST 10 ecotype Jacksonville Zoo and Gardens chromosome 6, USCA_MyAme_1.0, whole genome shotgun sequence includes the following:
- the HPS6 gene encoding BLOC-2 complex member HPS6 — protein MKPARMLRQVSDFSDFSRGHWLQELLCQGEEPSLIQSSPDGQHLLVLQKSRPPPLPRVVAFQRHSISGADLERNWQPPQPALVGLLFLQSPVTLDSWVLAIVWEHGRAEVWHFVVAVGWQLLQTLELCQGARARIVSVCSQGASLVWCEERPPLDAHSDMSKCAFRFCVCTRALEVGEQGMRLGTVRIVLHNSPEYQVLASPQHVFLVPAAASFATTSKFLLIWRPEKAKLTITAPSAGFVHSKVLRSSSESDFRKLLLGSVGLLSGLAPLDIHTSTVSNSGGLLLVSTKGAVNMVEPDGTQRHIFDLEQGPLAQGSPVQLKTFGSILACVLAGVLYLVDQNSGRLIEKKILSMKEVHFLESPGEEDSIQLLTQTGIYSFSSSKPEDSSRPEPCLVEMVFEEACRYYQRRSLSSSKLTVEKLKKGGVFQAPVALAAILQHSLQQKQKPARGLQDTYAKLLSTMSLELQSYMSLELLKTCVVCAPESEVESYCEELVEQEVSRVLHSDMDKDNLAYLNSVFASFPKAAWKATRSCLQLQQNGDGLLVARATPEVWKKVLGGPQQEEVGQNGVVPLFELICASFLRFKPKWLPSFVELTQQYVSISWAYSSKEGPGGRVPLYKRALGVLARKNKRSEADDEMELELLLCSKRPKAVLQALHLLIRLKRWQRVVEVAEKFSKLSPLLNKEIFTTLLAEFAQHRELDPHLDTLWPLCPAELTASDILTVVLQHLPRSQEDPVPFSSEGSQLTVGLLKPLLQRVVQRPCVQDEMYSDALQSPIFPPPTPPREHKIPSKAVADDAPQPPMARTSSPSALVQGDTA, from the coding sequence ATGAAGCCAGCCCGGATGCTGCGGCAGGTCTCCGACTTCAGTGACTTCAGCCGAGGCcactggctgcaggagctgctgtgccagggaGAAGAGCCCAGCCTTATCCAGTCCAGCCCCGATGGGCAGCACCTTTTGGTCCTGCAGAAGAGCCGgccgccccccctgccccgggtggTGGCCTTCCAGCGCCACAGCATCAGCGGAGCTGACCTGGAGAGGAACTGGCAGCCGCCTCAGCCAGCCCTTGTGGGACTGCTCTTCCTGCAGAGCCCTGTGACATTGGACTCCTGGGTACTGGCCATTGTGTGGGAACACGGCCGGGCCGAGGTCTGGCATTTCGTGGTGGCCGtgggctggcagctgctgcagacACTGGAGCTCTGCCAGGGTGCCCGGGCACGAATTGTCTCTGTGTGCAGCCAGGGAGCCAGCCTGGTGTGGTGTGAGGAGAGGCCTCCCCTGGATGCCCACTCGGACATGAGCAAGTGTGCCTTCAGGTTCTGTGTCTGCACCCGGGCTCTGGAGGTGGGGGAGCAAGGCATGCGGCTGGGCACCGTAAGGATAGTCCTGCACAACAGCCCTGAGTACCAGGTCCTGGCCTCCCCCCAGCATGTCTTCCTGGTGCCTGCCGCTGCCAGCTTTGCCACTACTTCCAAATTCCTCCTCATCTGGCGTCCTGAGAAGGCAAAGCTCACCATCACAGCCCCCTCTGCAGGCTTTGTCCACAGCAAGGTGCTGCGCTCCAGCAGCGAGTCAGACTTCAGGAAGCTCCTGCTTGGCTCTGTGGGTCTTCTCTCAGGTTTGGCACCTCTGGACATTCACACCTCCACTGTGTCCAACAGTGGGGGTCTGCTGCTGGTGAGCACGAAGGGTGCTGTGAACATGGTGGAGCCAGATGGGACACAGAGGCATATCTTTGATCTGGAGCAGGGCCCCCTGGCCCAAGGAAGTCCTGTCCAGCTGAAGACCTTTGGCAGCATCCTGGCCTGTGTGCTGGCTGGGGTCCTGTACCTTGTTGACCAGAACAGTGGAAGGctcatagaaaagaaaatcctgagCATGAAAGAGGTGCATTTCTTGGAGTCCCCAGGAGAGGAGGACAGCATCCAGCTCCTCACTCAAACCGGCATCTACAGCTTCAGCTCCTCCAAACCTGAGGACAGCAGCAGGCCTGAGCCGTGCCTGGTGGAGATGGTGTTTGAGGAGGCCTGCAGATACTACCAGAGAAGGAGCCTCAGCAGCTCCAAGCTGACAGTGGAGAAGTTGAAGAAAGGTGGTGTGTTCCAGGCTCCTGTGGCCCTTGCTGCcatcctgcagcacagcctccaACAGAAGCAGAAGCCAGCCCGAGGCCTCCAAGACACTTATGCCAAGCTGTTGAGCACAATGAGCCTGGAGCTGCAGAGCTACATGAGCCTCGAGCTCCTCAAGACCTGTGTGGTGTGTGCCCCAGAGAGTGAGGTGGAAAGCTACTGTGAGGAATTGGTGGAGCAGGAGGTCAGCCGTGTTCTGCACTCTGACATGGACAAGGACAACTTGGCCTACCTGAACTCTGTCTTTGCCTCCTTCCCCAAGGCTGCCTGGAAGGCCAcaaggagctgcctgcagctgcagcagaatgGGGATGGCCTCTTGGTAGCCAGGGCCACCCCAGAGGTGTGGAAGAAGGTCCTGGGAGGGccgcagcaggaggaggtgggtcAGAATGGGGTGGTCCCGCTCTTTGAGCTCATCTGCGCCTCCTTCCTGAGGTTCAAACCCAAGTGGCTGCCCAGTTTTGTGGAGCTGACCCAGCAGTATGTTAGCATCTCTTGGGCATACAGCAGCAAGGAGGGCCCAGGGGGCCGGGTGCCGCTGTACAAGAGAGCGCTGGGAGTACTGGCCAGGAAGAACAAGCGCAGCGAGGCAGATGATGAGATGGAGCTcgaactgctgctctgcagcaagagGCCTAAGGCCGTGCTGCAAGCTCTGCACCTTCTCATCCGCCTGAAGCGGTGGCAGCGGGTGGTGGAGGTGGCAGAGAAGTTCTCCAAGCTCAGCCCCTTGCTTAACAAGGAGATATTCACCACGCTGCTGGCAGAGTTTGCCCAGCACCGGGAGCTAGACCCTCATCTGGACACGCTGTGGCCACTGTGCCCCGCTGAGCTCACTGCCTCGGACATCCTCACGGTGGTCCTGCAGCACCTCCCTCGCTCCCAGGAGGACCCAGTGCCCTTCTCCAGCGAGGGGAGCCAGCTGACTGTAGGCTTGCTCAAGCCACTGCTGCAAAGGGTTGTGCAGCGTCCCTGCGTCCAGGATGAGATGTACTCAGATGCCTTGCAGAGCCCCATCTTCCCCCCTCCTACCCCACCCCGAGAGCACAAGATCCCCTCAAAAGCAGTGGCTGATGATGCCCCTCAGCCACCCATGGCAAGGACTTCCTCCCCCTCAGCACTGGTACAGGGTGACACTGCATGA